One Oryzias latipes chromosome 21, ASM223467v1 genomic window, ACAACGTCAATGTCAAGAATCcaaaaaacattccaaaaaactgacataaaatttaaatgtttacaaaatgtattttctattatATAGACATTATTACTCCTTTTCCTTCTCTGTGACcttttaatttggaaaaaaattacatttattagatGAACTAATTTTTTAATCACTCACTTCCTGGTAAGAAATGAAATGACGATAAGTATGGAAACAAATGTAttgctttctctttgctttttccACTTTTCACAGCCCCTAAGATCAAAATGCTTCGTCtgaccactttttaaaaattgctttgaaTCATCATTTTTATCTCTGCCATTGTTGCCAGATAGAATCATGGTTTTCCAGCCTaaaagtcatctaaaaaccACCAGACCCAACAAAAATCACCCAAAATATTAATCAGTTATTAATTAGCAGTAATTAAATAGACCATCATTTATTAATTCCTGATTTGATTAGAAGTCTACCTTtactacatttttaatgacattaaaaattaaaacattaaaaattacaTGTTTGCAGTTAGTCAGAGAAAACCATGAAATACTGGACTCCTATATTTACTAAAAACCACTGATGTTTTgctcaaatattaaaaataataaaaaaaattaagtggaaaaaacccacaaatatTTAAACACTACAAGAGTTCTAGTTTAACTTATTAGCCCATCATGAACAAAAGTGGCAGccggtttttgtatttttactttacatGAATTTAAATGCTCAGCTCGGGGCCCCTAGAAAGTTTGGGGCCCCAGGCGATTGCCTACCTTTGTCTACTGGTAAGTCCGCCTCTGCTAAAGTTGctcaaatttcacattttctttgttgaagAGATTACAACTGTATGAGATGTAACAACTGAGATTATGACCCACTTCTCATTCCAGACTGGCAGCAGGTGCTTCTTGATGAGCTCCAGGATTGAGTCTAGCCACATCCAAAAACTGAAGGGCTTTCCAGGAATGTTTTCCTTAAAGAGAAGACATTACATAGAAAAGTTCAggcagtttcttttttatttatttttttttgggagggggggtTGTTTCAAGAGCTTTATGATCAGGAATCAGGAATTTAAGGATTTTTGCCATTAAGGTTAGTTTTCTGTCTGAATATGTTCTTTTAAGGTATTGAAAAAAATCCCTTCATTTTTCTTCTATgctttttttcaaccccccgaCTCTTTTGATGTGATTGGCCAAAGGAGAAATAAGCGATTCAAACATTTGAAGGTTTTAATTCAACCTTTCCAACAAACTATGTGACAGGAAATTGATATGATGTCATTGTATCCATAAAGTACAAATATGGTCAACAAAAAGTGCACTTAAGAACTAGGTAatccaaaacatataaaaaatgaatttcaagACAGCAATAAATGTGTTGTTGCATTAGAAAGAACAGAGTACAGTTTTATACAACATATCATTTTCCCCCTGATTATTAAATTCATCCTTAACTTCACCTGTTGGATTATAAACAGGAATTTACTTAATAATTCAGCTTTATGAATATTCATCCCACTTTAATGATAATAGTTCAGTTTTGGGACAGGATATTCATGATTCCTTTCAGAAAAGATGGGTCTGGAGATATTACACAAAGCACCAgaccctttttcttttctcactttGCTGGACTCAAATGCCCTTTTTAATTATAAGCATTCAAATACTTGTGGCTATTTTTCCATTTGGAAATGGATATTTGGACGGATCACAATCAGGTTTTAGTTTCAACCAGTCACAACTTATTTACCGCTCATTAGTTTTCcaattgttttcagttttttagtcATGTCACAGTCttggttttgcttttgttttttcaattctgTGTATAAGTTGATACATTCAAATCTTAAAACTCTTGTCATCCCATCTTTAGTCTGCTGTAGTTTTGTCCCCCATTCACAATCCagttagagaaaaaaatgtaacaagcaTCAACACTACTGGCTATGTCCTCGACTAATTAAAACGGACTGCATGGCAAAGTATGGAATCACAGACCTTTGAAAACCTTGACCAAGAAATCTGAAAGTCTCCACAGGAAACATGCTGACCTGGAGGAACATTAAAGAAAGacaacaccatttttttttccaaattagcCGACTTTTATTAGTCTGCTTAAGAcactcttgtaaaaaaaaataatatgtatatgtatacacCGGTATATGTATGAGGTATATGTATGAGTAAATATACACATTCTGTTCTCATAACTACCTTCGCTAGTTTAAAGAACCCTTaaatacagtttattttttcgTGTACTATTATACCTTTTTTACAGTCTTCGTTTAAGGTATAAACAAAGAAGAACATACCCAAAAGTTTTTCTCCCAGCATGGACAGCTGTTCTTTGTTGAGACCTCGTCCTGCAAAAGTGGAGAACTGCCAGCTGAGGACCTCAGAGAGCTGGCTCCAGTTGGCCCGAGGCGGGTTACCAAAAAACCCTAAGTTCTATGCAGGAATATGGAGGTATTACTGAAGAAtattaattgttgtttttgagtctgttggtctctcaaaatattttctttgaatctttttcagtcaaattaattaaagaaaaaaaacaagaagaaaatgtattttttaggaTTAACAGTGAAGCTTTACTTCAATACGTCACTGTTTCAACTGAACCAATTAAACTATTAAACATGCTTCCTTTTAGATACAAAGACTTTTATAGGAGGAGTTATTCTCACCCTAGGGTCATCCGTCAAGAGGTTGTACCACATAACTGAGGCCCAACCGCCTGGCAGCTGGCTGACATTAGAAATCACCACTAAAGGCAAAGAGCATGTCTgggaaaatgataaaaacaaatcaacctTCATAAACAACAATACcaataaaaagattttgaaaaaaaacaaaacaatactgGCTGACCTCCAGGTCGATGGTAAGACCCTGAACTGTGAAGCAAGCCTCGAAACTGAGAGAATGAAGTTCCTCTGTCACAGAGAGGAGGCCCTGCAAAATACAACAGCGTGATCTGCAATAGCAACATCTATGTCTAcctcaaaaacaaacttttccatGTTGTTAGGGCAAACAAAACATGATACACAAGGAAGTAACAGGAATGTTAAATAAGTTTGTACCTCATTCCCCTTTGTGCCATTGATGTACTTCTTCTCTTTCAGTTGCTGCAAAGCACAAGCTCAAATTCAGCTGCTCAGAATGTcactccacaaaaaaaaaagaaaaagacttcaAAACTGTGACACTAAATGTTGTCCTACCAGATGTCTAAACTCCACTGAGAGGCAGCCGTTTGAATAGTCCTCAATGTCCATCACTTTAGTGTTGTTGGTCAGGATGAAAAACTGACGACTTCtgtagggggaaaaaacaccaaaaacaataaaaaaaataaaacatttgctcGGCTgtatcagaaaaaacaaaacgattAAACAGTCTCCttaatttgaatatttgaatggTGAACTGGTTTTAAAGCAATCCTGGCAACATATATGAGTTATGAAACTCAGCAAAAGTTGCACAACGaacataatatttaaaaataactttaactGACTTCTGGCTAAGAATTATAAGAAATAGTCTATCGTTTTGAATTGACACAGAACACTTTAATGAAAATCTTTCtatacattttgaaataaaatctctTAATAAAGTGCTTTAGCGGAACATGCATTTAATAAGCTTGTGTATGTATGAAAACACGCTTCCATCATCAAGAGTGGTTCCTTGTTCTCTATTGTTACTTTAATGCTTAACAATAACACAGCGGGTCATTACTGGTATGTTATAAGATGGTCTGTACTTACACTCTGCCAGGGGGGAGatccctgcagacacacaaaacacaaatttatggTCAtaattttaaatcagaaaaaaattctgcaaactacaaaaccaattttcaacaaaaaataaacaaagtatgTACTTGTCAAATGTGGTCTTCACTTTAAGCTGATAGTCCACTTCTGGGAGTTTGACCAAAAGTCTGTTAAAGGAAGATAAAGTGAATGTTGAAAAAACTTATGTCTATTCAGTGCTGATTTCTACTAACTACTACTAACCAAATGTAAAAAGCATGAttaacaaacaaattaaaataaactaaattaaaagatttttttgacaTAACAATACCTGACTTTGGTGGTAAACTGTACTCCAGTCTTTATGATGAGGGGTTTCTGTGGATGTGTGGGCATGCACGGCTGTTTCTCCACCACAAAAgagctgaaaaacacaaataactcCTATAAGAAATTAGACACTTTTGCAGAATTCACTGATCAAAAAACTTTACGTTAGACCTGTGTTTCACAAAGTAATTTAATTTGTTCATTTCCGttcatttttctacatttaagAAATATAACAATAATATTGATCACTCACAATAactaatgaacaaataaaataattgttatATTTCAAATGATTAAACTTGCGTCATATCTATTTTGATTTCAGCCCATTGTAGCATTTTCAGCCCCAAATGCTACACATAATGTCATCAACAGCACTTTCTCCTGTCTTTACCTCTTGATGAGATGGTAGATAAGGTATTTGACTTTCTCCTCCAGCTGAGGCTTTTGTAGCGGTATTGGATCACTCTCATATGTAACCTTAACAATCAGCTCCCCCAGTTTGTCCAGCTGCCGTTTGGTCTGGAACAGGCTCTGTGCTGTCAGAGTAAACCTGAGGAAAAAAACGGACACTTCAAATTATAAAGCAGTTATGTATAAGAATCCTAGATGTTTATTTCACCTAATAGAGAAAAACTAGAACAGAACAAATAATATTTCTCTTCATCGTTTCACCTCCACACCTTACAGAACTATTATTGAGAGTATTTACTAATGTCAATATAttgtatataaaaagaaaataaaaaagaccagaaagtgtgtgtttgagtaAATATGCTAAAAATCAAAATACTGCCCAGTCAGCAAGGTCAGGTGGGTCccatatggtttaaaagtgggcagaaaatgtgggccctTAATAGGTTTGTCCACAGTTTCTGTGGTGGCACCACttgtgtttgcccacattggcCTTTGTTCACTGAGTGCCCACTTCAGCCTATGTGGGCAAACACAAGTGGTGCCACCACAGAAACTGTGGACAAACCTATTAagggcccacattttctgcccacttttaaGCCATATAGgacccacttggccttgctggcgGGGTGATTCAGATGATGCAAAGAGACTAAGGTAATAACAACTTCTCGACACCGAGCAATAACTATACAGATTGTTCTTCTTAGAAAATATTACTAGTAAAACCAGTCAAGAAATGTTGATACCCCTTTATTGTTGCATATTTCAGTGGACAAGAAATGATTGTTCTAtcgttttttattaaaacagtaaaaaacaacaaaaaaaacagaataacaagataattactaaaaaaaaagtttgcactTTAAATTGGTAAATTATGTAGTTGAACATAACTAGGTGTGAAAATTACAAGGTTCAACGTTTCAGATGCTAGACGTTTCTTAAAGTTGGCCACCTGGTTAAAAGACTGGAGGAATTTGGTGTTAATCCTCTTTGCTGATGCTCATCATTGTGTGGCTTAAAATCTTGGACATTCAGCTACTTCCAAGTCATTCCTACTCTTTTGGCTACATGTTAGCTATTAGTGCTACTACTATTGGTGGTACTATTAAGttgagtgtgcatgtggttTGTTCTTGGCCATCATTTGTTAAATTATTGTACAATGCAATAATTTGCACCATCTCCATCTAATGTATTGTTAATCTGAATTAAAACCTGGAAAAAACATGACTGTTGTTATAATAAGAAACAagaaacatttgatttgaagGATTTGGTTTTTCGTGAGATTTCATTTAAGATAAATGTAAATCCCATCTGTCCTTTTTGAGTTATCAAGATGACCAACTGCTGTTGGTTACTATGGTTCATGGGCAAATCTGTAACTTTCACACCACAGTTGTTAAAAATCATTACCAGCTTTGGAGCTGCTCCAAGCCGGTAAGAAGAGGACCTCCTATGGCCGCAATTTGCTGCCTCCGCTTCCAGTCTTGCAGCTCAGGGTTGAGCTGAGAGGTCATCAGGTCATCGATTTCTTTGAGCAACACGTCCATCTTTGACAGCACCTCCTGAAAAGGGAGAAATGTGTCATGATGTTGACGCTTTCTGACATGTCGTTCTCGGTTTGCAAACATACACTGAAAAAATGCAACAACTGCATACCTTCCTCTTAAAATCAAGCCTGTTAAGCATTTCCTGTAGTCtagttacttcctgtttcatCATGTCAGAGTTCCTATCTGATGATTCTAAGACAAACAAGAGGAACAAACAAGGTCAGACTCAGTTATACAGTAACTTGCCATAATctgtcaaaaaaacacaatcagatGGTTTAGTCATTTGTCATCAAACTTtctaatttgtatttttgtgcaGGTCCAGTGACAAGAGAACTAGATAGTGAGCatagaaaattaaatatataaaggAAAGTTGATTCTCTTCAACCGAATGTGGCGTCCATGTTGGAATTCAATCAGCGGTAAGTGCTGTTCCATGTTGAACCAAACAGCTTGACTTAATACATCCCTTTTATTGAATAATCTAAGGGTTACCGCTGATATTTCCGACACCAGAACTACAAACTTTGGTGGTTCATTAACTGATCCCATTTCCCATGTAATCCAAtccttttttctatttgatCAATAGTTTTCCccaataaaaaaactaattttggaAATGTCTTAGTCATACTTTGTTCTAAACTAAGCCTAACAGAAGAATTCTCAcacgaaaaaaaagaaaagatttttgatgttaaaataatttcaaaatgaagtATTTTATTCAGTTTTGATTTGTTTCACAAGAtgcttttgacttattttttaattgtacttAACACATCATATAACAGATATGAATATTACTgtacttttattaaaaatacattttgatcatttacatttttaaaggaagaaAACCAGAAATTCAGTA contains:
- the LOC101161521 gene encoding signal transducer and activator of transcription 4 — encoded protein: MSQWKQIQQLEMRLLEHVDYLYDDNFPMDIRQGLASWIESQDWDTAVNDESMAGVLLTNLLSQLEKLRSQEQNFLQRHNMKIIQQQLQLKYTANPAVMARVIATCLKEEQRILSSACMQEQGPLEKSLHNSVAFERQKNMDNRVTIIRGSVQLMDQAVKYIEDMQDDFDFRYKTLQSRESSDRNSDMMKQEVTRLQEMLNRLDFKRKEVLSKMDVLLKEIDDLMTSQLNPELQDWKRRQQIAAIGGPLLTGLEQLQSWFTLTAQSLFQTKRQLDKLGELIVKVTYESDPIPLQKPQLEEKVKYLIYHLIKSSFVVEKQPCMPTHPQKPLIIKTGVQFTTKVRLLVKLPEVDYQLKVKTTFDKDLPPGRVSRQFFILTNNTKVMDIEDYSNGCLSVEFRHLQLKEKKYINGTKGNEGLLSVTEELHSLSFEACFTVQGLTIDLETCSLPLVVISNVSQLPGGWASVMWYNLLTDDPRNLGFFGNPPRANWSQLSEVLSWQFSTFAGRGLNKEQLSMLGEKLLGQHVSCGDFQISWSRFSKENIPGKPFSFWMWLDSILELIKKHLLPVWNENYIMGFVSKEMERALLKDREPGTFLLRFSESHLGGITFTWVEHSDSGEVKFNSVEPYTKNRLSALPFADIIRDYKVISDGVVPENPLKFLYPDIPKDEAFGRLYNSQPSKVHPYIPSTLIPISELRSNASTTPTMCRSPEPPMTPGEFDMLNEQLCFDIDTMSSPYSE